From one Magnolia sinica isolate HGM2019 chromosome 18, MsV1, whole genome shotgun sequence genomic stretch:
- the LOC131232853 gene encoding uncharacterized protein LOC131232853 isoform X2 — protein sequence MLPTLYEALSSNMNWSKHPKSVLIMDEVDGLLLKGVTEAVEEEAEAVGTVFLYNFLQEDSHACDLAMKKKKETSFILLPEKKKVTSFILLPEKKVTSFIIYRF from the exons ATGCTGCCAACTCTCTACGAAGCTCTGAGTTCTAACATGAACTG GTCAAAGCATCCAAAATCTGTGTTGATTATGGACGAGGTTGATG GCTTGCTTCTTAAAGGTGTCACCGAAGCagtagaagaagaagcagaagcggTAG GTACTGTATTTTTATACAATTTTCTCCAAGAAGATAGTCATGCATGTGATTTAGCAATG aagaaaaagaaggagacaAGTTTTATTCTTTTGCCAGAGAAGAAGAAGGTGACAAGTTTTATTCTTTTGCCAGAGAAGAAGGTGACAAGTTTTATTATTTATAG GTTTTGA
- the LOC131232853 gene encoding uncharacterized protein LOC131232853 isoform X1, which produces MLPTLYEALSSNMNWSKHPKSVLIMDEVDGLLLKGVTEAVEEEAEAVGTVFLYNFLQEDSHACDLAMKKKKETSFILLPEKKKVTSFILLPEKKVTSFIIYRYG; this is translated from the exons ATGCTGCCAACTCTCTACGAAGCTCTGAGTTCTAACATGAACTG GTCAAAGCATCCAAAATCTGTGTTGATTATGGACGAGGTTGATG GCTTGCTTCTTAAAGGTGTCACCGAAGCagtagaagaagaagcagaagcggTAG GTACTGTATTTTTATACAATTTTCTCCAAGAAGATAGTCATGCATGTGATTTAGCAATG aagaaaaagaaggagacaAGTTTTATTCTTTTGCCAGAGAAGAAGAAGGTGACAAGTTTTATTCTTTTGCCAGAGAAGAAGGTGACAAGTTTTATTATTTATAGGTATGgttag
- the LOC131232853 gene encoding uncharacterized protein LOC131232853 isoform X3 has protein sequence MLPTLYEALSSNMNWSKHPKSVLIMDEVDGLLLKGVTEAVEEEAEAVGTVFLYNFLQEDSHACDLAMRRRKRRRQVLFFCQRRRR, from the exons ATGCTGCCAACTCTCTACGAAGCTCTGAGTTCTAACATGAACTG GTCAAAGCATCCAAAATCTGTGTTGATTATGGACGAGGTTGATG GCTTGCTTCTTAAAGGTGTCACCGAAGCagtagaagaagaagcagaagcggTAG GTACTGTATTTTTATACAATTTTCTCCAAGAAGATAGTCATGCATGTGATTTAGCAATG agaagaagaaaaagaaggagacaAGTTTTATTCTTTTGCCAGAGAAGAAGAAGGTGA